The Nitrospirota bacterium genome contains a region encoding:
- a CDS encoding GIY-YIG nuclease family protein has protein sequence MPFLVYILKSESTSQYYIGHTDDLDRRISQHNNIDYHGSQHTKRNKGPWTCVYTETFLTRSEAMQREKEIKSKKSRRYIEYLLNWQSPEGVRD, from the coding sequence TTGCCATTTCTTGTCTACATATTAAAGAGTGAATCAACCTCTCAATATTACATTGGCCATACTGATGACCTTGATCGCAGAATCTCTCAGCATAACAATATTGATTATCATGGGTCTCAACACACAAAGCGGAATAAGGGGCCATGGACATGTGTTTATACAGAAACTTTTCTTACACGGTCGGAAGCAATGCAGAGGGAAAAGGAAATCAAAAGCAAAAAAAGCAGAAGATATATTGAATACCTGCTCAATTGGCAGAGTCCCGAAGGTGTTCGGGATTAA
- a CDS encoding 3-isopropylmalate dehydrogenase, whose product MKSYDIAVIPGDGTGPEVIGEGIKVLNAVSAKYGIRLNYTSHDFGGQRYLKTGEVLPDGAVDELRKYDAIYLGAIGHPEVKPGILEKGILLRLRFELDQYINLRPVKLYPGVDCPLKNKGPEDIDFVVVRENTEGLYAGAGGVLKKGSPDEVAVQESINTRKGVERCIRFAFEYCKKRNKHHKLTLCGKTNVLTFAFDLWERTFYEVAKEYPDIRVDYAHVDATTMWFVKNPEWFDVIVTDNMFGDIITDLGAMIQGGMGIAAGGNINPEGVSMFEPIGGSAPKYTGQNVVNPLAAICAGGMMLEQLGEDKAGKLIEKAVIEVTGRHLKSLAAGKMGYGTTEVGDLVAKFVTELNAD is encoded by the coding sequence AGTGCTGAATGCTGTTTCAGCCAAGTATGGCATACGCCTTAATTATACCAGCCACGATTTTGGCGGCCAGCGGTATTTAAAGACCGGAGAAGTTCTTCCGGACGGAGCTGTTGACGAACTGAGGAAATATGACGCGATATACCTCGGTGCAATCGGTCATCCGGAGGTGAAACCGGGCATACTCGAAAAGGGAATTCTCCTGAGGCTCAGGTTCGAGCTTGATCAGTATATCAACCTGAGGCCTGTCAAACTGTATCCGGGTGTCGACTGCCCGCTTAAAAACAAGGGTCCGGAAGATATCGATTTTGTGGTCGTGAGAGAAAATACCGAAGGTTTATATGCCGGTGCAGGAGGGGTTCTGAAGAAAGGCTCCCCGGACGAAGTTGCGGTGCAGGAATCTATCAATACCCGGAAGGGAGTTGAGCGCTGCATACGTTTTGCCTTCGAGTACTGCAAAAAGAGGAATAAACACCACAAGCTCACGCTTTGCGGGAAGACCAATGTACTGACATTCGCCTTCGATCTGTGGGAACGTACGTTCTACGAGGTTGCGAAGGAGTACCCTGACATTAGGGTGGATTACGCGCATGTTGATGCAACGACCATGTGGTTTGTGAAGAACCCGGAATGGTTTGATGTCATCGTCACGGACAATATGTTCGGGGATATTATCACCGATCTCGGGGCGATGATCCAGGGCGGCATGGGCATTGCTGCAGGCGGCAACATCAACCCTGAGGGGGTCTCGATGTTCGAACCGATAGGAGGTTCCGCGCCGAAATATACCGGACAGAATGTTGTAAACCCGCTCGCAGCGATCTGCGCAGGGGGAATGATGCTCGAACAGCTTGGGGAGGATAAGGCCGGAAAACTTATCGAGAAGGCGGTGATCGAAGTGACCGGCAGACATCTCAAGAGCCTTGCTGCCGGAAAGATGGGATATGGTACCACAGAGGTCGGCGACCTTGTCGCAAAGTTCGTGACTGAGCTGAATGCCGATTGA
- a CDS encoding transcriptional repressor translates to MILNSSGVLTIRNKYYIVLIMGNKKLQKSGLDFFWRRSREYGLKITPQRTAIYQELLKAKDHPSADDIYKRIVKKIPNISFDTVNRTLLTLSQIGITNVVEGYGQPKRYDPDLDIHHHFRCTRCDKIIDFHYADYDSLVIPPDIQKQFTVFQKKVVLEGLCDRCKNK, encoded by the coding sequence ATGATCCTGAACTCCTCAGGAGTCTTGACAATTAGGAATAAATACTATATAGTTTTAATTATGGGAAATAAGAAATTACAAAAATCAGGGCTGGATTTCTTTTGGCGGAGGTCCAGGGAATATGGGCTGAAAATAACCCCTCAGCGTACTGCCATCTATCAGGAGCTTTTGAAGGCTAAGGACCACCCGTCTGCCGATGACATCTATAAAAGGATAGTCAAAAAGATTCCAAACATATCATTTGATACGGTCAACAGAACACTCTTGACATTATCTCAAATTGGTATTACAAATGTAGTAGAGGGGTATGGTCAACCCAAACGATATGACCCTGATCTGGATATCCATCATCATTTCAGATGCACTCGTTGCGATAAAATTATTGATTTTCATTATGCAGATTATGACAGCCTGGTAATTCCTCCGGATATTCAAAAGCAGTTCACGGTATTCCAGAAAAAGGTTGTCTTGGAAGGTCTTTGTGACCGTTGTAAGAATAAATAA